In Deltaproteobacteria bacterium PRO3, the genomic window GATCCTGCTCTTGGCCGCCCTGGTGGGCGCCGTGGCCGCCGCGCGCCGGGAGGTCAAATGATCACCCTCCAGCACTTCCTGATGGTCGGCGCCATCGTCTTCGCACTGGGGATCTACACGGTGGTCACCCGCCGCAACGCCCTGGGCATCCTGCTGGGCACCGAGCTCGTGCTCAACGCCGCCGCCCTCAACATGGTCGCCTTCGGCTACTTCGGCAACAAGGTCGTCGAGGGCTCGGTTTACGCGCTCTTCGTCATCGTCCTGGCCGCCGCCGAGGCCGCGGTGGCGCTGGCGATCGGCCTGATGATCTTCCGCAATTTCAACACGATCGACGCGACCTCCGTCGATGAGATGAGGGGATGAGCTTGCTGCCTTTCTTTCTACAATATTCCTGGGTGATCCCTTTGGCCCCCCTGGTGGGCTTCCTGATCAACGGCCTGGGGATTTTTCTGGGCCTGCCCTACGCCAAGTCGAAAAAATTCTCCGGCTTCATCGCCTGCCTGGCCATCTTCGTCGCCTTCGTCTTCGCGGTCGGCGTCTTCTATAACTTGATGGGGCTGCCGGCCGAGGAGCGCTCGGTCACGCGCTACCTATATACCTGGCTCGCCTCCGGCAACCTGAAGGCCGACGCGGCCTTCCTGATCGACCCCTTGAGCTCGGTCATGATGCTGATCATCACCGGCGTCGGCTTCCTGATCCACGTCTACTCGACGGGCTACATGGCGGAAGACCCGAGCTACCCGCGCTTCTTCACCTATCTCAACCTGTTCTGCTTCGCGATGCTCCTCCTGGTGATGGGCGACAACATCTTCATGCTCTTCATCGGCTGGGAGGGCGTGGGTCTCTGCTCTTATTTGTTGATCGGCTTCTGGTACACCCACACGCCCAACGCGGTGGCGGGGATGAAGGCCTTCGTCGTCAACCGCATCGGCGACTTCGCCTTCATGGTCGGCGTGGCGCTCTTGTTCTGGGCCCTGTTCAGCGAGGGGCACGCGACGGTCAGCTTCAAGGAAATCGGCCAGCACGTCCACAGCCTGCAGAACGTCCAGTTCGCCGGCTTTCCGGTCCTGGTCGTGGTCGGCATCCTGCTCTTCATCGGCGCCACCGGCAAGTCGGCGCAGATCCCGCTGTATGTTTGGTTGCCCGACGCCATGGCCGGCCCGACGCCGGTCTCGGCCCTGATCCACGCGGCCACCATGGTCACCGCCGGCATCTACATGATCGGCCGGATGAACTTCGTCTACACCCTGGCGCCCGAGGCCCTGATCGTCGTCGCCACCGTCGGGGCGCTGACCGCGATCTTCGCGGCCACGATCGGCTTCGCGCAGAACGACATCAAGAAGGTCCTGGCCTATTCGACGGTCTCGCAGCTGGGCTACATGTTTCTCGGCATGGGCACCGGGGCCTACGTCACCGGCATCTTCCACCTGATGACCCATGCCTTCTTCAAGGCCTGCCTCTTCCTCGGTTCGGGCTCGGTCATCCTGGGCATGCACCACGAGCAGGACATGCGGCGCATGGGCGGGCTGCGCAAGTACATGCCGGTCACCTACTGGACCTTCCTTTTGGCGACGATCGCGATCGCGGGGATCTTCCCCTTCGCGGGTTTCTTCAGCAAGGACGAGATCCTCTGGAAGGCCTTCGAGCGCGGCGGCGCCCAGCCCTGGTACTACGTGCTTTGGGGGCTGGGACTCCTGGGCGCGATGGGGACGGCCTTCTATATGTTCCGCGCGGTTTCGATGACCTTCTTCGGCGAGCTGGGCGCGCGGGCCCACGAGATCCCCGCGGCCGAGGCCGCGGCCCACGACCTGCACCACGACGACGAGGAAGAGCCGCACGACGCGCATGACGCCCACGACGCGCACGGCCACCACGCCCACCACCCGCACGAGTCGCCCAAGTCGATGCTCTTCGCCCTGGTGGTCCTGGCCTTCCTCTCGGTGGTCGGCGGCCTGATCGGCATCCCCTACGCCTTGGGGCACTTCGCGCACATCCCCAACTTCTTCGAACACTGGCTTCAGCCCGTCTTCGCCGGCGCGCACGGCGCGGCCGCGGCCCACCACGAGGTGCACGCCGTCGAGTACTTCCTGATGGCCCTCTCGGTGACGGTGGCCGGACTCTCGATCTTCCTGGCGATCAACCTCTATACCAAGCGCCAGGAAATCCCGCGGCGCTTCGTCGAGAAGTACCCGCGGCTCTACAAGCTGGTCCTCAACAAGTATTACGTCGACGAGATCTACCAGGCCCTCGTCGTGAAGCCCCTGCTGGCCCTCAACGACATTCTGGCGACCTTCGACCAGGTGGTGATCGACGGCTTCGTGAATTTCCTGGGCAAGTGCACCCGCGCCCTCTCGACCATCTCGGGCTTCTTCGACAAGACCTTCGTCGACGGCCTGGTCAACCTGGTGAGCGACACGACGATCGCCGCCGGCGGGCAGCTGCGCAAGATTCAAACCGGACGCATCCAAAACTACCTCTACGCCGCGATGGCGGGCGTCCTGGTGCTGATGATTTGGAAATTGTTTTAAAGGATAAGGTATGCCGAACTTTCCGATTTTGACCTTGCTGACCTTCACTCCCCTGCTGGGGATCCCGGTGATCGCCCTCATCCCGAAGGCCAAGGAGAGCCTCGTCAAATGGGTGGCGCTGCTCGCGACCCTGCCGGCGCTGGGGCTGGCCGTGAAGCTCTACCTCGAGTTCGACCGCACCACCAAGGCCATCCAATTCGCCGAGGGTCCCATCGACTGGATCAAGCCCTTCAACATCCAATATTTCATGGGCGTGGACGGCATCTCGGTGACCATGGTCATCCTGACCGCGCTCATCAGTACCATCTGCATCGTCGCCAGCTTCAACATCGAGAAGCAGGTGAAGGGTTATTTCACGCTCTTCCTTCTGCTCGAGACAGGCATGATGGGCACCTTCCTGGCCCTCGACTTCTTCCTCTTCTTCATCTTCTGGGAAATCATGCTGCTCCCGATGTACTTCCTGATCGGCATCTGGGGCGGGCCGCGCCGCGAGTATGCGGCGATCAAGTTCTTTCTCTACACCTTGGCCGGGTCGGTCCTGATGCTCTTGGTGATGATCGCCTTCTACCTCTACAGCGAGGGCAACACCTTCAACCTGATCGCCCTGCAAGATCTCAAGCTGCACGCCGGGCCCCTGAGCGCCCACGGCGTCCGCATGGCCTGCTGGGTGGGGCTCTTCATCGCCTTCGCGATCAAGGTGCCGGTCTTTCCGTTCCATACCTGGCTGCCGGACGCCCACGTCGAGGCGCCGACGGCGATTTCGGTCATCCTGGCCGGCATCCTGCTGAAGCTGGGAACCTACGGCATGCTGCGCTTCAACTACCAGCTCTTCCCCGACATCACGGTCGAGTTGGTCAAGTGGATCGCCGTCCTGGGCGTGATCAACATCATTTACGGCGCGCTCTGCGCGATGGCGCAGAAGGACTTCAAAAAGCTGATCGCCTACTCCTCGGTCAGCCACATGGGCTTCGTGCTTTTGGGCATCGCCAGCTTCACCGCCGAGGGCATCACCGGCGGCGTGCTGCAGATGTTCAACCACGGCACGATCACCGCCATGCTGTTCTTGATCGTCGGCATCATCTACGACCGCGCCCACCACCGCGACATCAACGGCTTCGGCGGCCTGGCCACCGCGATGCCCAAGTACGCGGTGTGGACGACCATCGCCTTCTTCGCGGCCTTGGGCCTGCCCGGTCTTTCCGGCTTCATCAGCGAGGCCCTGGTCTTCCTGGGCTCCTTCAAGAATTGGCCGATGCTGACCGCGATCGCGGTGACCAGCGTGGTCTTGACCGCGGCTTACATGCTGTGGACCTTGCAGCGGGTCTTCCTGGGACCGCTCAACGAGAAGTACAAGGATTATCCGGACATCAACCGCCGCGAGGCCCTCTGCCTGCTGCCCTTGGCGGTCATCGTCTTGATCCTGGGCGTCTACCCGAAGCCCGTGATCAACATGATGTCGGTGTCCTTGAAGGGAATCAACGAAGCCCTGGTGCCCTACGGCGCCAAGGTCGCCTCGGTATTGGGACTGTGATCGCCTCATGCAATCCTTAGATAACATCGCCAGCCTCTGGTATTTCCTCCCCGAGTTTCTGCTCACGGCGGTTTTCGTCTTGATCTTCCTGGTCGACCTGCCGAAGGCCTGGAG contains:
- the nuoK gene encoding NADH-quinone oxidoreductase subunit NuoK, which produces MITLQHFLMVGAIVFALGIYTVVTRRNALGILLGTELVLNAAALNMVAFGYFGNKVVEGSVYALFVIVLAAAEAAVALAIGLMIFRNFNTIDATSVDEMRG
- the nuoL gene encoding NADH-quinone oxidoreductase subunit L; its protein translation is MSLLPFFLQYSWVIPLAPLVGFLINGLGIFLGLPYAKSKKFSGFIACLAIFVAFVFAVGVFYNLMGLPAEERSVTRYLYTWLASGNLKADAAFLIDPLSSVMMLIITGVGFLIHVYSTGYMAEDPSYPRFFTYLNLFCFAMLLLVMGDNIFMLFIGWEGVGLCSYLLIGFWYTHTPNAVAGMKAFVVNRIGDFAFMVGVALLFWALFSEGHATVSFKEIGQHVHSLQNVQFAGFPVLVVVGILLFIGATGKSAQIPLYVWLPDAMAGPTPVSALIHAATMVTAGIYMIGRMNFVYTLAPEALIVVATVGALTAIFAATIGFAQNDIKKVLAYSTVSQLGYMFLGMGTGAYVTGIFHLMTHAFFKACLFLGSGSVILGMHHEQDMRRMGGLRKYMPVTYWTFLLATIAIAGIFPFAGFFSKDEILWKAFERGGAQPWYYVLWGLGLLGAMGTAFYMFRAVSMTFFGELGARAHEIPAAEAAAHDLHHDDEEEPHDAHDAHDAHGHHAHHPHESPKSMLFALVVLAFLSVVGGLIGIPYALGHFAHIPNFFEHWLQPVFAGAHGAAAAHHEVHAVEYFLMALSVTVAGLSIFLAINLYTKRQEIPRRFVEKYPRLYKLVLNKYYVDEIYQALVVKPLLALNDILATFDQVVIDGFVNFLGKCTRALSTISGFFDKTFVDGLVNLVSDTTIAAGGQLRKIQTGRIQNYLYAAMAGVLVLMIWKLF
- a CDS encoding NADH-quinone oxidoreductase subunit M, which translates into the protein MLTLLTFTPLLGIPVIALIPKAKESLVKWVALLATLPALGLAVKLYLEFDRTTKAIQFAEGPIDWIKPFNIQYFMGVDGISVTMVILTALISTICIVASFNIEKQVKGYFTLFLLLETGMMGTFLALDFFLFFIFWEIMLLPMYFLIGIWGGPRREYAAIKFFLYTLAGSVLMLLVMIAFYLYSEGNTFNLIALQDLKLHAGPLSAHGVRMACWVGLFIAFAIKVPVFPFHTWLPDAHVEAPTAISVILAGILLKLGTYGMLRFNYQLFPDITVELVKWIAVLGVINIIYGALCAMAQKDFKKLIAYSSVSHMGFVLLGIASFTAEGITGGVLQMFNHGTITAMLFLIVGIIYDRAHHRDINGFGGLATAMPKYAVWTTIAFFAALGLPGLSGFISEALVFLGSFKNWPMLTAIAVTSVVLTAAYMLWTLQRVFLGPLNEKYKDYPDINRREALCLLPLAVIVLILGVYPKPVINMMSVSLKGINEALVPYGAKVASVLGL